The nucleotide sequence TGTAGGTATtattacataaatatttataaaacttttaaaaaagtttcttAGGAATTTAAATAGCTATcaaaaaaagaatattttttacgGACAAGAAAACCAGTCTTTTCTACAATTATTTCGTAAATGGTAATGCTTACCCACTCTATAGATTCTCTTAAAAATAGTAACCAGAAACTCACCTTTAAGCTCTCTCCATAGACATAGACTTGATTTACGTATTGGCTTAGCGTGTATATGTTCTCAATTTTCTCGGGCACTATGTACTCGCCCTGACTGAGCTTGAAGATGTGCTTGCGGCGATCGATGATCCTCAGGGTTCCGTTTGGAAGCCACATGCCCACGTCGCCGGTGTGATGCCAGCCCTCCGAGTCAATGGCCTCCGCCGTCTTCTCCGGATCCTTATagtaactaaataaataacatttattaatttacagTTTTACAGCGGTATTTAGTATCCCTACCCATGGAAAACATTCGATCCTCGCACACACACCTCCCCCGTATTTTGATTGGCAAAGTACTCCATCTCTGGCACGTCCACCAGTTTCACAGCGTTGCAGGACACTGGTGGTCCCACATGGTTAGGCACATGATCACCCTGAACGGTGAGGGTTATGGCCCCCGTGCACTCCGTCTGGCCATATCCCTCGAGCACCAAACAACCCAGGGCACAGCGCATGAAGGTCAGCACATTACCGGCCAGTGGAGCCGAGCCGACGACCATCAGACGAAGATTTCCGCCGAAGGCCTGATGCACCTTCTTAAAGACCAGCTTGTCCCAGCAGCCGTTCCTCCGCAGCACACCCCTGGCGATCTCCTTCTCCTTGGCCCGCATGGCCATGTTGAAGAGGCCTCTCTTCAACCCAGAGGAGGAAATATCACTCTGGATCTTATCGTAGACTCGGTTCAGGAGGCGAGGCACTGCCGGCATTACGGTCGGCTTCAGCATCTTCAGATCGTTAGTCAGTTCCTTAATGTCCCCGGAATAGAAGCCCACACAGCCGCCCACATAGTACATTCCGTTCTCGCAGCACCGCTCGAACATGTGGGCCAGGGGCAGGAAGGAGACCATCACGTCTCCCGCCCGAATGCGATGGTCGCCCATCTGAAGGATCACAGAACAAACGCCGGCCACCACGTTGCCGTGGGTGAGCATCACACCCTTGGGATTGCCCGTCGTGCCGGACGTATAGCACACCGTGCACAGATCCTCCGCCGTCGGAGCGACCTCCGGGTGATTGCCCTTGGCGCCCAGTTTCTCCACGTCGATGAAGGAGAATATCTGAATGCCCCTACTGCGGGCTCGCTCCAAGGTCGTCTGGCGGATGGGCTTGATGGCCACTATGATCTTCAGACTGCGCGGTGCCTTTTCCAGCAGCATGGCCGCCTTGCCATCGTCCTCCACCACCACGAtggccatgtccgtctggCGAATGATGAAGGCACAGGCATCGGGACCCAGGGTGTCGTACAGTGGGACCACCACCAAGGAGAACGAGTAGCAGCCCTGCTCGTACAGGATCCACTCCGGTCGGTTCTGGGAGTAAATTCCAATCAGCTGTTTGGGCCGGGCTCCCAGCGCCAGCATTCCGGCCCCAAAGTTCTTGGCGCGCAGCAGGGCCTCGTCATAGTTGATCCACTATTGAAAATATGGTCgtattttagtttaaaatgtATTCTAAAAGTCAAGATATCAATAGTCCTCTTAAATAAATCTTTATAAGACTCTTTGTAGTTTCGAAATTACGGATATatgttaaaaattaaattttttgtaaacttttAAGAAGAATAATATACATATCATTGGATCCGATTTTAGTTTTGTACTTTCACATTTTTAATCgaaatttaagttttaatcatttttaaaaagtaagaGTCGCTtttaaaacttcaaaaatttcttttttttagtaaGCGGAATgcttttttgtatttatacaGATCTATTTAGTAGTTATTGACCAGATTTAAGAAATCTTTATTATTCCTTAACATCTCAGAGTTTGTATCTCACCTGGTATGGGGATGTCAGGGTTTCGCGCCAACCGAGACATGGTCCATTGTTGGAGGCGTAGGCTCCCTCGCGGAACGTCTGGTACAGGGTGCGGACGTTCTCTGTGATGTAGGACACAAACTTTCCATTCTTCGACTCCTTGTAGAATTTGGAGACGTGTATTTGTTCTGGACCCTGCAATGCGAGTGAAGTGACCCCAAAAGAAACAGAGAAATCGAGGACATGCAATGAGTGAGAGACGTTGATAGAGATATTGCGGTACAGTTCAATGGAACAGTATATATACAATTAGAGATCAATGGAGTAAGTGGTGCAGAACTTGGTTGGGATACTACAATTATATGTGTGTAATTTTGTGAATTGCTTGTCTTGAGCTTAAAAACTTTTCAGTCTAAAGGACAATACTTATTGGCAGAGCTTTTAGTTAAAAGAATATTTCCCAAGGAATTCTGTAAGCAGATTCTGTCTCTTAGAAATGTCAGCAACTATTAACCTTTCAATAAGGactattaaaattttaacgaTTGATTTTTATAGACTTTGTATTGCTATCATTTATTCAGAAAACCTCTTTTTGAATAAGCTAAGTCCATTTCGCGACGTGTgggtttatttttggcttctCGTACAATAAATCAAAGTCAACTGTTagattaaaatcaataaccatttaaatttatatacgTAGTCGATCGCTATGATGTATCGTTTATTTTGGGGTAGAGACTTAAACCCATCACTCGGCGGGATTTCATTTGGGCGCCTGAGAGCATAGTGGTAGCGCCATAGAGCACGTCCTTAATGGTAAACAGCTGCGAAAGAAATTACCGCAATGGCCAAAAGTGTTGATGTACGAGAACGAATATCAAAATACGCTACGATGGGGGAATATTTTTAGGGGGTTCTGGGACGGGGATCCCGAAAGttagtttgtttgtttttgctgGCTGATTTTAATGAGCAAAATGCAAATGTATTttcaataataattgttttccACAGATTAAAGTGCTTtccaaattaatttttgtttatattcCATTAATGACGCAAGTCGGAGGGGGAAAAAGTTAATTTTAGGAGCATACCCCGAGGGGCACATGAGGCCTACCCTGTGGTGAATATCTAGACGATGATCATATATGATCTAGCCCAAGAAATGTAAGAGAaggtaaacaaaaaaaagaagcaaAATAAAGTTCATATTAGTTACTGCTTAGTTAACCTGGGGTTAGGGAGTTACATATTTCTTGTTTTCAAGGAAATTCCTCCTTGTTAGGGTTACCTTGAGCACATCGCTCTGATTGCTTAGCTCGATGGGCACTCGTATACTGGTAATTTGACCGCAACAAGACATGGTTTGATCTTAATTTACTATCACTTTTAAAGTTGACTTTATTTTTGCAGGTTTTTAACACTCTTTTCACTTTTGGCGTTGCTTATTGGTCGTTCAGATTTCATCTGGCATTTAATATGCACATTTTCCACGCAACTGTAAAACACATTCACAGATTTTACCGAATTTCATTGGCCAATTTGCCGAATTTAAATCTCTCGTTTTATTGCCAAGTGAAACCCAATTGCCCAGGGATTttcttctttcccattttcaCATTAAGCACATTTCAAAACCACAAAAAATCGTTTAAATGCTAATTAGCGTGCGTATAAATATAATTCTGATATTTCAAAAATCAATGTTTATATTACATCGAATATTCTTCTATAATTGCTTATATCTGCTCTactttttattcaatttgaATACAGGAGAAAATTCAGAAGTTCAGAATTACATTTAAAGTACCTACTTATCTCTGCACcatttattgtattttaatatttagcCTTATTAAAGCGAGGCATAGTTTATTAATCCCCCAGATACCCGGGAAAATTCTTATAAATCGGTTACAAAATTCTCTAAATTGCACCAATTTGCATCGCATTAAAGGCCAAGCCAAAAGTCAAAAACCAAAGCATAATTATGACGCCTGGCTGTCCGTTTACATATTTTTGGCAAGTGCAGCCCCAGTcaattttgtttataatttttcaaTATTGGCAGCTGCAGGGCGGCCCCAAAAGGGGCTACAAATACACTAAGAGAGGTGCAAAAAGGCTAAGACAAAAAGAGAGAATGGCCAACAATATCGACAAGGCGTCGTCTGCGGATTTCGCTTGGCCTGCcccaaattaatttataaatagttCGTCCCACTCTGCTCTTATCTATGAGACCCGTGTGTGTGGTCGCATAAAAAAagtagaaaaaaaatataaacataatTTCACTCACACACAGTACAATAAATACTTTTTgcgcaaaaaaaataaataaaagaaaagatttttaatttctttagaGACGATAGAGAACTGACTCATGGGGAACGCGTTTCGGGCCTCATTGGGATGTTTTGAAGCAATTGGCAGAGAGCAAACATTTTCCTCAATGAGCAATTCATCTATGAGTTATGTTAATTGTGGTGGTCATAAAATCGGCCATAAGCTATTGGCTAACGAAAGGGCGGGAGCGGGAAAACAGAAATGAATGAACCAGCGGGACCGTGAGGAATTTCACTTGGATCTGCAACATATCAATAGTTTGGCagcatatttttttaaaaatatgaacgaaGCCCAGGGAAAATGTGCGGGAACTTCAAGGTCGTTTGGGATGACTTTTCATTTTCTGGTTCCAGGTGGCCGGcacatttattattatatattatgtTATGTAtcacatattttaaaaaatcactGAATTCTTGAGTTAATCACAGTTTTTCTTATGccagtttttaaaaaatatttcacttgGTTCTATTGCATAAATAGCTTAACTATATTAATCTAGATAGATTTtattattcttttaatttagaaaaaaatttaactttttaaaagaGTGAGCACCGAAAAATACTGTAATTGGATAAACTATTAGACTAAATACTATACTTAAGCAAATATAAATTTGTTCATGACATCAAGCTTGATTGATTAAGATAAATTTCTGGCACGTTATACGGAAGGGAAATTCGAAAGAATCATATGTAAGCGTTCAGAAAGTCAAATGTAACAAACTGTTTTGAGTGTGTAAATatcttaataaaataaatttttttgagAACCTATAAATGAAttagttaaaaaattttaatttatgtttaCTCCAtatcaaacatttaaaaatcttGCTTGAAATTCCATTAAAATTCAAGAGCTAATATGAGTCATAAATAGAAACTATTTGACAATGGCATTTGCGCTTAAAAGTGCACATGGCCCAAAAATTGTTCAGACTGATCACGAAATATATATTGATACTTAGAGTATAATCAATTATACAGTTTTATGATGATTTGGTAAAACATCGTAAAGATCAACTCAAGTTAGGATGTTTACAATGGAAAAACCAAACCAATAAAACCGCTAGCATCCATTAAACCAAATTAGTATCAAAGTCGTATTAAAATGAAGTATATAAGCATTTCTGTGGGTGTTGTCTCCTCCTTAGATGTTTTAAGTATAGAAACTGTGTGAACTTGAACTTGAGGGGCTGAGTTCACGTGGCAACGGCGACGGCACTTTGACACTTTGGCAAATCGATTTCCATTGGaaaatcttttaatttttcttcgttattttcttttagatttgttgaacatttttttggttCTTGCGCTTTACGTAATGAGATTAAACGCTTgtatttttgtcaatttgttGCAAATTGTCGTGCGTTTTTTTCGCTTTTCATTTTCGTTTTGTTTAGTATACACGAgctattatttataaaaaatacgtTTGTTTCATAGATATATATCTGCGATATGTACATTATGtagatgttgttgttgcttgttttttttgggatttcTCTAATTTGAAATATATTCTAGGGGTTTCCGCCCGCCACGATCAGCGCGACACGATGTTGAATTTCGAACTGAATGGCAGAAGTAAAATATTGGTCGTGGCTAAAAATGATTTTGGCCGGCCCGAGGCATCTTCTTTTCTTTTAAGAGAGAGACTGAGCTGAATTGAGAGTAGCGTTTCGGGGCTACAGAAGGATTTTCGGGGGTATAACGAAGAAGAATGCATCGTTTGGCTAGGAATTTTATTCGTTATATGTTcttattttgatattaaacggtttttctttttctctTCGCCAGATAGTTTTGATCTAATTTTTTTTGGCCCATCAAGTTGTCCGCCTGACCTGTCTGAATTTTCCGATTGTTACACTGCAAGCGTTTGAAAAGTCTTTGGGCTATATATCTTAATGGAGTGGTGTTAGGAAATATACTCGTGTGATAAAGGCGACTTTGTTCTGGTAGTGACAGCACTTATTCAACTCTTTAATAACCAAAATGATTTATGGTCCATAAGAGAGAACCACGCCTCCTTTTTGGCCCCATAAAAATAGAATACATTTGTTTACTTTCCTGTATCAAATCTATGAAAAGATACTGAGACATAGAAGGTGatgaaattaattataataattgaattaattcatagaacattttaaatttataaaaaaaaaattgtaaatttagTCTACATCAATGACAAATTCGGttgaatattaattttattttaatagcccattttttttgtaatcttattataaatattgtaTTATTAGAACTCGGCCACACGAAACTATTTTTACAACCGGATATCCCGGCCACTCCGACAATTATAAAACCCTTTTAATACTTATGTATgtatcataaatattttacaaaatggCTTACTTACTGTCCATTACTCAATTTTGAATAAATGCTTAATTAATTCACTTTTCATACCCAATCCGCTAAACATTAGCTCAAAGCTGGTACACCTCGCACATATTTATCGTTTCATTTGCACCTCAATTTGCGCTCATTAGCAATTTTAGTGTTCATATATTGGAAAACACTCTATATGCTAGAAAGAGTGTGCCAAATACTTGTTGGTGCGTTTGCGTTTGCTCGCCAGACCAGACTAAACAAACACACAGAATGACTAACATTCAAAAATGCATAATTACATATAGTACTTGTTTTACAGAGGCATACGCAAATGTACCTGCTCATATGTAGACAGGTTGGCCCTGTCTTGTCAAATGCTTGACATTTCCTTGTTATTTTGTTGTTCTTTCATTGTTTGCCTTGctttgcaatttttttttaattttagctTATGCGGGATTATGTCGAGAAGTATCATTTTTTCTAAGAATTATGCTTTAAAatgaataataaattaaagttGGGATGGAAAGatagatatgtatatatatatatatttttgatatttattatatattaatattgcATTTGAAGCCGCAGaaaggaaattttaaatattgcaTATGAAGATGgaaatttattaaatgtttatatctttttaagtaataaaacaattgtaatattttagtATGAAAATGCAcattttgaaaatgtattttaactTTTAATGCATTAAATGGTTAGCTACCAATTAGGGTACTAGCACTAGTGTAAAATACAATGCATTTTTACATTATTAATATTAGTTTTTCTTATTAACCAATTAGTTTGTCGAGTTCCACTGTGTCACCAACCTTCAACCCCCGAAAATGGTTGTTTGCTATTTTGGCAATGCCAAATATCGCCCGAAATATGGTATTGTGTCaataattgtttatttacaTGACATCAACACAAAAGGAAAGGTCTGTTACACCAACTCAGAGGAAAACGCACGAGGAAAATGCCGCCTAGTGTCAGTTGGAGGAAATGCTTCTGACAATCGGGTGGCGGTGGGTGGGGGAAATATTAGCATAGATCGAAATTGAGAGAACCAGGCGACTAATTAGGGGAAAATGCCAATTGAGCCATGACAAGATTTATTGTTGTCGTGCCGCTGTCGTTCGATAATTTATCAGCGAGAATGTTGCACTCTTGGCAGGCGGAATTTGTAAATTTTCCTTTTCAGCGCGGCACTCAATTAGAGCGTGAGGTGGTGCAGCTATTCTAATTTAATAACTTTTGCACCACTGTGGCAAAGACGTCATGGCTAAAAGTCAAAGAACAAAGGCGCAACTGAAAATCGAAATGGTGAAAATGTGTGAAAATCATGTGACGACAACAACGAAGCAGAATCAGTTTTTGGGAATCCGAATCGTGATCGCACTCAACGTGATTGTGGACATGTGCACATCAAAGCCTTTTGGCCCATATGCCATTGGGATTCGCCTGTTCTCCCTCAAATAGAACCAAACCTAAAAATATCGTAAAAAAAAGTTGAACAGCGAAATAAAACAGAAAACCCAAGACAAACAGTTCCCAATTGAACGTTCAATGATGTAATTGATGTGATCG is from Drosophila suzukii chromosome 3, CBGP_Dsuzu_IsoJpt1.0, whole genome shotgun sequence and encodes:
- the LOC108020729 gene encoding long-chain-fatty-acid--CoA ligase 5 isoform X1 translates to MSPEKSVMAYVNHLIVSNFSYFWDEIDGYLYYLGGSLGTITLGSLAASVAYYFATRPVPERPLVPLENQSPLLEGPEQIHVSKFYKESKNGKFVSYITENVRTLYQTFREGAYASNNGPCLGWRETLTSPYQWINYDEALLRAKNFGAGMLALGARPKQLIGIYSQNRPEWILYEQGCYSFSLVVVPLYDTLGPDACAFIIRQTDMAIVVVEDDGKAAMLLEKAPRSLKIIVAIKPIRQTTLERARSRGIQIFSFIDVEKLGAKGNHPEVAPTAEDLCTVCYTSGTTGNPKGVMLTHGNVVAGVCSVILQMGDHRIRAGDVMVSFLPLAHMFERCCENGMYYVGGCVGFYSGDIKELTNDLKMLKPTVMPAVPRLLNRVYDKIQSDISSSGLKRGLFNMAMRAKEKEIARGVLRRNGCWDKLVFKKVHQAFGGNLRLMVVGSAPLAGNVLTFMRCALGCLVLEGYGQTECTGAITLTVQGDHVPNHVGPPVSCNAVKLVDVPEMEYFANQNTGEVCVRGSNVFHGYYKDPEKTAEAIDSEGWHHTGDVGMWLPNGTLRIIDRRKHIFKLSQGEYIVPEKIENIYTLSQYVNQVYVYGESLKSCIIAVVVPDTDVLKQWATENNVRGTLSVLCNNKNVKELIMNDMLNWGKQSGLKSFEQVKDVYLHPDPFSVQNGLLTPTFKAKRPQLKSYFKPQLEDMYKHLD
- the LOC108020729 gene encoding long-chain-fatty-acid--CoA ligase 5 isoform X3, which codes for MSCCGQITSIRVPIELSNQSDVLKGPEQIHVSKFYKESKNGKFVSYITENVRTLYQTFREGAYASNNGPCLGWRETLTSPYQWINYDEALLRAKNFGAGMLALGARPKQLIGIYSQNRPEWILYEQGCYSFSLVVVPLYDTLGPDACAFIIRQTDMAIVVVEDDGKAAMLLEKAPRSLKIIVAIKPIRQTTLERARSRGIQIFSFIDVEKLGAKGNHPEVAPTAEDLCTVCYTSGTTGNPKGVMLTHGNVVAGVCSVILQMGDHRIRAGDVMVSFLPLAHMFERCCENGMYYVGGCVGFYSGDIKELTNDLKMLKPTVMPAVPRLLNRVYDKIQSDISSSGLKRGLFNMAMRAKEKEIARGVLRRNGCWDKLVFKKVHQAFGGNLRLMVVGSAPLAGNVLTFMRCALGCLVLEGYGQTECTGAITLTVQGDHVPNHVGPPVSCNAVKLVDVPEMEYFANQNTGEVCVRGSNVFHGYYKDPEKTAEAIDSEGWHHTGDVGMWLPNGTLRIIDRRKHIFKLSQGEYIVPEKIENIYTLSQYVNQVYVYGESLKSCIIAVVVPDTDVLKQWATENNVRGTLSVLCNNKNVKELIMNDMLNWGKQSGLKSFEQVKDVYLHPDPFSVQNGLLTPTFKAKRPQLKSYFKPQLEDMYKHLD
- the LOC108020729 gene encoding long-chain-fatty-acid--CoA ligase 5 isoform X2, with the protein product MSCCGQITSIRVPIELSNQSDVLKIIYDHRLDIHHRGPEQIHVSKFYKESKNGKFVSYITENVRTLYQTFREGAYASNNGPCLGWRETLTSPYQWINYDEALLRAKNFGAGMLALGARPKQLIGIYSQNRPEWILYEQGCYSFSLVVVPLYDTLGPDACAFIIRQTDMAIVVVEDDGKAAMLLEKAPRSLKIIVAIKPIRQTTLERARSRGIQIFSFIDVEKLGAKGNHPEVAPTAEDLCTVCYTSGTTGNPKGVMLTHGNVVAGVCSVILQMGDHRIRAGDVMVSFLPLAHMFERCCENGMYYVGGCVGFYSGDIKELTNDLKMLKPTVMPAVPRLLNRVYDKIQSDISSSGLKRGLFNMAMRAKEKEIARGVLRRNGCWDKLVFKKVHQAFGGNLRLMVVGSAPLAGNVLTFMRCALGCLVLEGYGQTECTGAITLTVQGDHVPNHVGPPVSCNAVKLVDVPEMEYFANQNTGEVCVRGSNVFHGYYKDPEKTAEAIDSEGWHHTGDVGMWLPNGTLRIIDRRKHIFKLSQGEYIVPEKIENIYTLSQYVNQVYVYGESLKSCIIAVVVPDTDVLKQWATENNVRGTLSVLCNNKNVKELIMNDMLNWGKQSGLKSFEQVKDVYLHPDPFSVQNGLLTPTFKAKRPQLKSYFKPQLEDMYKHLD